The following coding sequences are from one Leguminivora glycinivorella isolate SPB_JAAS2020 chromosome 7, LegGlyc_1.1, whole genome shotgun sequence window:
- the LOC125228011 gene encoding dynein light chain Tctex-type protein 2B-like: MADQTRKSRLSILESKSALRDKEKSFSKMRIGRQSYGFGKVPGITAAGPRTSQLGIEFKRPALMYFPTYQIEPTRKVKEFEVQKLIDEMLDENFTDHKYNVQESPSLALRLSCEIMREMKTMEYPRYRFIVVVTIYQRRSQCYNNAITFLWDHERDTYIDVQRVTTTAAVQVTAFAIYLD; this comes from the exons atggctgATCAAACAAGAAAAAGTAGATTATCTATACTCGAAAGTAAAAGTGCTCTTAGAGACAAAGAGAAGTCTTTCAGCAAGATGAGGATAGGGCGGCAGTCTTATGGCTTTGGGAAAGTGCCTGGTATTACGGCGGCTGGCCCTAGGACTTCTCAG TTGGGCATTGAATTCAAGCGGCCCGCGTTGATGTATTTCCCAACGTACCAGATAGAACCCACACGAAAAGTCAAAGAGTTCGAGGTCCAGAAGCTCATTGACGAGATGCTCGATGAAAACTTTACGGATCATAAGTATAATGTTCAG GAATCTCCATCGCTAGCCCTACGCCTATCATGCGAGATAATGCGCGAGATGAAAACCATGGAATACCCCCGCTACCGCTTCATAGTGGTGGTGACCATCTACCAGCGGCGTTCTCAGTGCTACAACAACGCCATCACGTTCCTCTGGGACCACGAGAGAGACACCTATATCGACGTGCAGCGCGTCACCACCACCGCCGCCGTCCAGGTCACTGCCTTCGCTATCTATCTTGATTAA